A DNA window from Malus domestica chromosome 12, GDT2T_hap1 contains the following coding sequences:
- the LOC139190207 gene encoding uncharacterized protein, whose translation MASSAMKGRAWTRKEDEALCKAYRWISEDSVRGISQTSEGVWTRVSKKYLEFYEGTTPPNTRNHESCSSRWKKHLHPSLNKWHQALLAAARRHESGANYYDEVRQAEELYMEGSSKPFQFHGCWEICKGWVLFEDPPQHRVDPLEAASPSVDMNEDGSPTIQQTRVENPTLSEISLPRAMGRNKARRLREKGKANADYAAQHEVAASFRLLAEQNAREAEERKCRHEERAKQIQEEMDDKNMERNTSDYTPMSKAYFDRKKKEIMARRQLFTSDYTPTMADDEDDINYGY comes from the exons atggcctcatctgcaatgaaaggtagggcttggacccgaaaagaagatgaagctctttgcaaggcttatagatggatctcagaagatagtgtgagggggatttctcaaacaagtgaaggtgtttggactcgtgtgtctaaaaaatacttagagttctacgaaggcaccactccaccgaatacccgaaaccacgaaagttgttcttcaagatggaagaaacatcttcatccaagtttgaataaatggcatcaagcactatTAGCAGCAGCACgtagacatgaaagcggcgccaattactatgacgaa gtacgccaagcggaggaattgtatatggagggcagctcaaaaccctttcagtttcacggttgttgggaaatttgtaaaggatgggtgttatttgaagatccacctcaacatagagTGGATCCTTTGGAAGCTGCATCCCCATCTGtagatatgaatgaagatggatctcctaccattcaacaaacaagggtagaaaatccgaCTCTGTCCGAAATTTCTTtacctagggctatgggacgaaacaaggcccgaaggttgagggaaaagggcaaggcaaaTGCTGATTACGCCGCTCAACATGAAGTGGCGGCCTCATTTCGATTACTGGCGGAGCAAAATGCCCGTGAGGCGGAAGAAAGGAAGTGTAGACATGAAGAGCgagccaaacaaatacaagaagagatggatgataagaatatggaaaggaacacttcggattacactccaatgagtaaggcctattttgataggaaaaaaaaagaaattatggcTCGGCGGCAATTGTTTACCtctgactatactcctacaatggcggatgatgaagatgatattaattatggatattaa
- the LOC103423260 gene encoding guanylate kinase 2 isoform X2: MGEAPAFFVDELQKGFANGFDVKSKGGETSVVVGNRTYVIGGACEESALSFGVCILDQSSGEWINPVVLGTKPKPSKGHSAVLLSEDRVLITKNGSSTDDFAWFLEVDTQYVRQQKKILGTEVVAWSKGVRGYAEKPIVISGPSGVGKGTLISMLMKEYPSMFGFSVSHTTRAPRAMEKDGVHYHFIERSVMEKEIEDGKFLEFASVHGNLYGTSVEAVEVVADAGKRCILDIDVQGARSVRASSLEAIFIFVCPPSMEELEKRLRARGTETEEQVLKRLRNAKAEIEQGQSTGIFDHMLYNDNLEDCYQSLKKLLGLDGTVTAAPKSASKVVDLPMDHSMTKIDNKIIINSRTPKLEKASTNTIVLDVSALKGGAPGRIRRLDIYTMDFFLDGLTGINQ, from the exons ATG GGAGAAGCACCAGCATTCTTTGTTGATGAGCTGCAGAAGGGATTTGCAAATGGTTTTGATGTAAAATCAAAAGGCGGTGAAACGTCCGTTGTCGTGGGCAACAGAACA TATGTGATTGGTGGAGCCTGTGAGGAATCGGCATTGTCATTTGGAGTTTGTATTCTTGACCAATCCAGTGGTGAATG GATAAATCCTGTCGTGTTGGGAACCAAACCCAAGCCATCTAAAGGCCATTCAGCAGTGCTTTTAAGTGAAGACCGGGTATTGATTACCAAGAATGGTTCCAGCACAGACGATTTTGCCTGGTTTCTCGAG GTGGACACCCAATACGTTAGGCAGCAGAAGAAGATTTTGGGCACTGAGGTGGTTGCGTGGAGTAAGGGAGTGAGGGGCTATGCTGAGAAGCCAATTGTTATTAGTGGTCCTTCCGGGGTAGGAAAGGGGACACTAATATCCATGCTCATGAAAGAGTATCCATCCATGTTTGGATTCTCGGTGAGCCACACAACCCGTGCTCCAAGAGCTATGGAGAAGGATGGGGTCCATTATCATTTCATTGAGAGGAGTGTCATGGAGAAAGAAATAGAAGACGGCAAGTTCCTTGAGTTCGCTTCTGTGCATGGAAATCTCTACGGAACTAGTGTTGAAGCAGTAGAAGTCGTAGCAGATGCTGGGAAG AGATGCATTCTTGACATTGATGTTCAAGGGGCAAGATCTGTGAGGGCTAGTTCACTTGAAGCTATCTTCATCTTCGTATGTCCACCCTCaatggaagagcttgagaagcGCCTTCGGGCAAG GGGAACTGAGACAGAGGAACAGGTCCTAAAGCGACTCCGTAACGCCAAGGCTGAGATTGAGCAAGGGCAATCAACAGGCATCTTTGATCATATGTTGTATAATGATAACCTGGAAGACTGTTACCAGAGTCTAAAG AAACTCTTGGGACTAGATGGAACTGTTACTGCTGCTCCTAAATCAG CAAGTAAAGTGGTTGATCTGCCGATGGACCATTCGATGACCAAGATTGATAACAAAATCATCATAAACTCCAGAACTCCAAAACTGGAAAAAGCATCCACCAACAC
- the LOC103423260 gene encoding guanylate kinase 2 isoform X1, giving the protein MGEAPAFFVDELQKGFANGFDVKSKGGETSVVVGNRTYVIGGACEESALSFGVCILDQSSGEWINPVVLGTKPKPSKGHSAVLLSEDRVLITKNGSSTDDFAWFLEVDTQYVRQQKKILGTEVVAWSKGVRGYAEKPIVISGPSGVGKGTLISMLMKEYPSMFGFSVSHTTRAPRAMEKDGVHYHFIERSVMEKEIEDGKFLEFASVHGNLYGTSVEAVEVVADAGKRCILDIDVQGARSVRASSLEAIFIFVCPPSMEELEKRLRARGTETEEQVLKRLRNAKAEIEQGQSTGIFDHMLYNDNLEDCYQSLKKLLGLDGTVTAAPKSASKVVDLPMDHSMTKIDNKIIINSRTPKLEKASTNTIVLDVSALKGGAPGRTRGLDIYTMDSFLDGLTGINQ; this is encoded by the exons ATG GGAGAAGCACCAGCATTCTTTGTTGATGAGCTGCAGAAGGGATTTGCAAATGGTTTTGATGTAAAATCAAAAGGCGGTGAAACGTCCGTTGTCGTGGGCAACAGAACA TATGTGATTGGTGGAGCCTGTGAGGAATCGGCATTGTCATTTGGAGTTTGTATTCTTGACCAATCCAGTGGTGAATG GATAAATCCTGTCGTGTTGGGAACCAAACCCAAGCCATCTAAAGGCCATTCAGCAGTGCTTTTAAGTGAAGACCGGGTATTGATTACCAAGAATGGTTCCAGCACAGACGATTTTGCCTGGTTTCTCGAG GTGGACACCCAATACGTTAGGCAGCAGAAGAAGATTTTGGGCACTGAGGTGGTTGCGTGGAGTAAGGGAGTGAGGGGCTATGCTGAGAAGCCAATTGTTATTAGTGGTCCTTCCGGGGTAGGAAAGGGGACACTAATATCCATGCTCATGAAAGAGTATCCATCCATGTTTGGATTCTCGGTGAGCCACACAACCCGTGCTCCAAGAGCTATGGAGAAGGATGGGGTCCATTATCATTTCATTGAGAGGAGTGTCATGGAGAAAGAAATAGAAGACGGCAAGTTCCTTGAGTTCGCTTCTGTGCATGGAAATCTCTACGGAACTAGTGTTGAAGCAGTAGAAGTCGTAGCAGATGCTGGGAAG AGATGCATTCTTGACATTGATGTTCAAGGGGCAAGATCTGTGAGGGCTAGTTCACTTGAAGCTATCTTCATCTTCGTATGTCCACCCTCaatggaagagcttgagaagcGCCTTCGGGCAAG GGGAACTGAGACAGAGGAACAGGTCCTAAAGCGACTCCGTAACGCCAAGGCTGAGATTGAGCAAGGGCAATCAACAGGCATCTTTGATCATATGTTGTATAATGATAACCTGGAAGACTGTTACCAGAGTCTAAAG AAACTCTTGGGACTAGATGGAACTGTTACTGCTGCTCCTAAATCAG CAAGTAAAGTGGTTGATCTGCCGATGGACCATTCGATGACCAAGATTGATAACAAAATCATCATAAACTCCAGAACTCCAAAACTGGAAAAAGCATCCACCAACAC GATCGTGCTGGATGTGTCAGCCCTCAAAGGAGGGGCGCCTGGGCGGACCAGAGGGCTAGACATATATACCATGGACTCATTTTTAGACGGTCTGACTGGGATTAATCAATGA